The Megalobrama amblycephala isolate DHTTF-2021 linkage group LG1, ASM1881202v1, whole genome shotgun sequence genome segment ATACCTGCAAATAAATTGAATTCAAGAtcattaataaaaagtaaaaaacttCTTTCAGTCCAATAGTCAGCACAGAGAATATCACAGAGGCTCACAGATGAATCAGTAGGTTTGGGTGGGTTGGCCTGGTAGCTGGAGGGCAGGAGGAAGCTGAGAACATAGTTTGATGACTGCCACATGCTTGCACTCTCATTGACTTTAATGATGACTGGTGCAGTCATGTCGATCTTGGCGCCTAGAAAATGAAGGATATAATTTGATTAGAAAGATGAATATCACAAAACTTGTCAAGAAAAACTCGCCCTGGCCATAAAACCCgtaaaaccaaaaataaatgaaataataaaaacaaaaacactgtcTTACAGCAATGAGAAATATAACTTAGTATAATGGGAATTAGAATATCTGGATGCATTATAGTCATGTTTTGTGTACAAAATATCGCCATGTTGAAATGACAAGAATCTTGCGCTCATGGAAGGTAACTAGTAGTGTTCGCTAGTAGTGTTGTTTAGTGATTCGAAGAGTGCAAATTACACAATGAAACACACATTGTGCTTTACCAGcggagaaagaaagaaagaaagaaagaaagaaagaaagaaagaaagaaagaaagaaagaaaagcgaACAAAAAGGGAAAACcgccagcatttttgataattttcacacaaaaaaaatcataggcCTAGGCTATATcaatttattctatttttttatcaacacttgaatttGGTtagttttgttaaaaaaataaaaattgaataaaaaagctaagaaaaaaaatcgcgtttttgtcaaagactacaaTGTGTtgtgcataagcaatgcttttataGGCTAGTTTCTGCTCTTTTTTGactgtgttttgatccggagATTCTCTACTCTTTCAGATGCtgcgtaatagcgccccctatcgtataacagtgaaaacatggaaagcCAGAAAATTCCagggaagcgttgtctcataaatgacacGTCAATGGCGGGGGAAGGTttaaagctacaatatgtaGTTTTTTCGCCGCCGGAGATCGCCTGTTCAAAACAATGTCGCAGCTTGATGACGCAGAGTTTGAGTGAGGAATCTTGGGAGTTGTCGTCTttacctcacagccggtggaaaagaatcgggatgggactcaagcagaaatcatgttaatggatgagattattaatgttactgtagtatgaagcagagcaggacgagtgttgttggagctgaacgaggcctctggagcgattgctaatgagagatgaACGCGTCACACGccgcgagcagcggaacttttattatgcagcAGTCGCCTGCACTGCTTCTTCTGATGTTAACCATATTGGacacatttgagtgtgttgaaaatgatgttataacattactctgtgcgttcactcggcgactgctgctgtgagacactgttacacactgcagtaagatcgATCGATTTTGGAAtatcattaataaatgctggatggcttgtgttgataaatggcatgcgaTTAATTTTAatacgtattgtatgatggagaaaatgctgtattacttcagctacttgacaaaatagtgtttttctctgaggcatggtaaagcgtgatactcgcaaaaaatcaagaaaattagatttaaacaacaagactaaacgtgttgagctatataacaataattagttttctgtctataaatatatcaaaacagttgttcccttgtctattaaaacatgtaatattttaaagcttctttggtgtttccatagtttctacaaaataaaaccggaaaccgagggcaacgcgggtatgacgcaattgacaggcgactcccggacacgtcccggagccttggttaaaattgcgattttatcacgatttacaaatagttgcaaacatttgggatattgtaaatactcaagtgaacaaaatatataacactggcctagtgttttttggatattgtactgcaaaaatattacatattgtgcctttaattatTGAGTGGTATTCTTTAAACTCGTTAGTATCAGTGTAATTTACGTAAAACTCAACGAATTGCATCTAACAACATTGTGGTGTAGGTGCCTGAATGAATGAAAGTAGGAGACTgaatgaatattatttaaagctatactccacccaaaaattaaaatttgaaactcatcatttacttacctttCCGCAGTCCCAGATGTAACTATATGACTTTGTTTTTTCAGATGAACACGAACGAACACGTTTAACAACTAGCCTGAAGGTGAtggtttacatattttaaaagaaaatgtttaaaatgtaaacaatttttcttacacacacctgtcgtttcacttcagaagacactGATTCATCAACAGGGGTCATATTGATTCCCGTCTGTTCACTTTGTGTGGTTTTCGAAGTGACAACTTTGGGGGGCCGATATACACCTGCATTATATGCACTCACATATATTGATTACATTTCTAAAGCTCTTTGTttgtgaagaaagaaagtcatatacacctgggACGGTGCCGcggtaaatgatgaaagaattttttatcttttggtgatctatccctttaaacccTATGGTCCCCACATTATAgtgatgtcaggttttaaagcCCCCCTTGTAAAGCCCTCATTGTAAAGACATTTCCCCCACAATGTAGGAAAAATCTGACCTGCACAGACTCACCAGCCACATTTTCTCCGGTGATGTATTTGAAAAGTTTCCTGAACGCTCTTGAAATGGCAATTTCCATGAAATAAGATTCAGCTTCTGCGGTCACCCACTTAGCAGCATCATAGTGACGTACCTGTAGGAGAAGAGGTTATGACCCGGTTGATGTGTTTGAGCTTATTTCATATCATTCATCTCTTTATGCTCCAATTCACATTCTTGTACCTCACCTCATAATCATCTCCCGCACAGACCAAGTCAAACAGCAAGCACTCTTTCGTCTCAGTGCAGAAACTGTTTTCACTAGTGGAATCACTGTGAAATgcaaacaaaattaaacatgACATACTACGTGCAGTATAGTGTTTCACTGCAAAGGAATTAAACAAGTATCTCACCCGATTCTTCCATCTACTGTCAATGCAAAGAGCAGCACGATCATTCCTGTCAGGCAAatcctttaaaacattaaaaaacattaacaattaGGTTACTTGTAACTTGTTAGAAGACAATATTGTTCAGCAGTGTACGAGAGTAAAAGCTTCAGTACTTACATGTTGTAGAATGTTGTTGTTTCAGTCTGTGTAGAGAAGAGGCATGTGCACGTGTGTCTGCAGGCTCTTATTTATGCATGTAATGTTATGAAATCTGTTCCCTCCTACCAGACACGCCCTGACCCTGCAGTCATATAAGCATGTTAAGTAAGAGTTTTGTCTCAGCATCCACTAGGGACAGTATttcatctttttcttttctttctatcCTTGTTGTGGTTGAAAGTTCTTTTGAATTGATTATTTGATTGTCACATGCAGTCATGTGCAATATTTAGAAATGTCATCATGTTTTCATTGTATCCACTAAATACCGATAGACGTACTTTCAAACTTTCTAATGACAACATAGCATTGCTTGCATAATGGATAATTTGTGATTATGTATtatgtgtaaaaaaaagttgattttttttaagggTAGATGGGAAGATCTTACATAACTGTGTCTTTATGTCTGCCATTTGATCTGAAATGTTAAAGCATTGATGTAAAATAAGCAAACATAACCTTTGACAGCAGACTGACCACAGCTCTGTTCACAGTGTGCCGTAGTGAATTTGAAAGTCATCCAGATGTCTAAGTAGGCTAAATGTTAATATTGCTTAACTTCTTGGAGTAGAAGAGGAATATTTTTTCAGGTGACACTGCAATTTTATGCCTGGTTGTTAGCCCATATAGACAGTTCTataaatccaattttttttgctttaatgtCTCTGCAAGGACATCAAATTTATCATGGTTTTGATGTTGTAATGAAGAAATTATTTATGGACACAAAACATAGTATCACAGTGTACACAAAACTTTATAAAGTGGCCAGTTGGGGGAAATAGTTCATGTTTTGTTCACGCTACATACAAAGCTTTAGCTGTTAGAATACTATTCTTTGTTATGTTCAGTCTTGATGCTATCTGATATCTTTTGTATAGGGTTTTGTAATGGCTTTACAAGTGTTGGGTGTAACTGGGTGTCATTTCATGAATTCATGGATAGGTCATCATGTACCAAAAGAGTTCATTCCACAAAGGTTAAGATTATTTCTCACTGTATTTATGCAAAGACAACATGATTCAAAGGTATAGgtccggtttcacagacagggcttagactaagccaggattaggccttagttcaagtatgcttttataaacataccctagGAAAATACATTACTAGTGTGCAgtatggcactgacatattttaagatatgctttcagttaaaacagctcaaacatgcgtTTTACTCTAAGACTAGCTTaagtcttgtctgtgaaaccaggggatgATATAACAAAGACAAAACTCTTCTCATAAAATCCACATTTATTCCAGATAAAATTAATAGTAGGTTTAACTCAATGTTTGTCTTTTTCCCTGCACATGTCCCTGATATTGAGTTCACCATGCAACGTTTATGTATAACAGCATGTTACAAAAGGCTGACATAGCAGCAAACCTGTTATATTAATCAGGAGTGGACTGCTTTTTTCTTGAGTGCCTGTCTTTTGTTAGTGGAATTTCAGACAAAACAGGTTTCGAGAGAAATGTAAACCTATAGGTAAAACAAAGATTTAGGCATGTGAAATAAATTGACAAATCAAACTGAATATTTGAAATACGCTGTTCTTTGGTGTCATATCATATAATTTGATGATTATTCTCAAGTGTGGCTTATGAATCCTTTGATATGATCCTAACAATGGCAGAACAAACTGATCATATGCAAATAAAGTTACTAACCAACAGTATGGTGGAATTcaaagattaaagggttagttcacccaaaatgacatttcagtcatttattactcaccctcatgtcgttccacacccgggagaccttcgttcatcttcagaacacaaattaagatgtttttgatgaaatctgagggtatctgatccacacataggcaggaacgtcattgcacctttttgAGGACCAGAAATTCTAAAGACATCGAtaaaacagtcaacgtgactacagtgattcaaccgaaaatactttttgttcccaaaaacaaaacaaaaatgactttattcaacaaattcgtctgtcTCCTGTCATACTGCTACGCTATTTTCGTTGCAGAGCTTCAATGTTTATGTCCGAGGGGCGGCTCAGTATTATACAGTTTCATACTGAGCCCGCGTTCAGACGTGAACACGAAAGCTCTGCATTCTGCAAGGAAAATAGCATAGCAGTATGACATGGgacagtcattatttttgttgtgtttttgggcacaaaaagtattttcgtcgcttcataacattaaagttgagccactgtagtcacgttgactattttaacgatgtcttcaCTACCTTTTTGGACCTGAAAAAGGTGCAGTAtcattgtgtgtatgtgtatgtgtggatcagataccctcacatttcatcagaaatatcttaatttgtgttctgaagatgttacgggtttggaacgacatgagggtgagtaattaatgacagaaatttcatgtttgggtgaactaaccctttaagaagtgGAAGTTGTTTTAGTGAATGAGAAATCTGTTCAAATCAGCTATGAagttaacattatatcagtgcTGTTGAaagcttgattctgattggctgacagaCATTCCATCTGTTTTTCCAGGTATTTCCAGGTTtgttgactatattacagtTTCATGTAATTTCAGCTCATCATCTATATGGCTGAGAACCGAATTCTCACTCTTTCACACACTGCTTCACTGTTCATTAACTGATCCATAATTCAACTGTCCATCGTCAaacattccttttttttttgtttcttttaaattCATTGTTTGGTGTGTGTTCATACAGCCTACAGTGAGTGACATATGTCAACATTCAGGCTGCTTACACCTTTGCACATTTGTTACTTTGAGTGAATCACACTGAATTGTATTAAGAGACTGCGCATGTTTCATTCAAAGCAACGACTGAAGCGACGTCAGTCCTTTACACTGATCTCTGCTGTTGCctcagctgctgctgctgctgctgtcagaGTCTTCTTCAGACTCTTCTTCAATGTCATCTAGAATGAGCTGATTGATGCTTTCTATCAGACTGCCCTGACTCAGACAGGTGTTGACAGTGGATCCGCTGCTGATGTGCGTGGAGCTGGGGTACACCACACGCGGCTTCCTGTTCTTCTGTCTGCTGTGCGGGTGAACGCATTCGGTACCAGGAACATGGGGCTCTAGATAAGACAAACATGCAGCTGGTCATATACATGCAGGTCTGCTTGAAACATTAATACTTAATATTCAAAATCAACTTGACATGGCATTCACAACCCATTTCACTTCCGTATTGAGACACACAGTGAGGTCCAAAAGTCTGATAACACTGTGGAAATATGGAATTCAAAATTTAATGTAAACCTGTAAATAACTATTGAGTTTTAGGATTCTGAActaaaaaatgttataatggaaaattaataagaaatagattagattttatttcacaaatatatTGTGGCCATTAATtctagggatagttcacccaatattttactcaccctcaagttgttccaaacctgtatgaatttctttgttctgctgatcacagaggaagatattttgaagatatTGTGTTACCAAACAGTTAATGGgggaaaaatactatggaagtcaatggggcccattaaatgttttgtaacacaatatcttcaaaatatcttcttttgtgttcaggagaacaaagaaattcatacaggtttggaacaacttgagggtgagtaaaagatgacagaacattcagttttgggtgaactatccctatgaTAATTTGTTTCCAcacattaagagttcctttccaTGTTTTTGTAAACCGTGGCCAGATTGTACTAATCGTGTGATTGAACTAAAACATGGGACAAATTATTATGCAACTTGGCCATGATTTACTACAACGAGAGAACAAAAATCAATTACAAactcgattccaaaaaagttgggacactgtacaaattgtgaataaaaacataatgcaatgatgtggaagtttcaaatttcaatattttattcagaatacaacatagatgacatatcaaatgtttaaactgagaaaatgtatcattttaaaggaaaattaagttgattttaaatttcatggcatcaacacatctcaaaaaagttgggacaaggccatgtttaccactgtgtggcatcccctcttctttttagaagctgctcaagtttaggaataggaattttgtcccattcttgtctaatacaggcttctagttgctcaactgtcttaggtcttctttgtcgcatcttcctctttatgatgtgccaaatgttttctatgggtgaaagatctggactgcagactGGCCATTtcacccggatccttcttctatgcagccatgatggtgtaattgatgcagtatgtggtctggcattgtcatgttggaaaatgcaaggtcttccctgaaagagacgaagtctggatgggagcatatgttgttctagaacttggatatacctttcagcattgatggtgcctttccagatgtgtaagctgcccatgccacatgcactcatgcaaccccataccatcagagatgcaggcttctgaactgagtgctgataacaacttgggttgtccttgtcctctttagtctgcatgacatggcgtcccagttttccaaaaagaacttcaaattttgattcgtctgaccacagaacagttttccactttgccgcAGTCCATTTtttcaatgagccttggcccagagaaaacgcctgcgcttctggatcatgtttagatatggcttcttttttgacctatagagttttagccggcaatggagaatggcacggtggattgtgttcaccgacagtgttttctggaagtattcctgagcccatgttgtgatttccattacagtagcattcctgtatgtgatgcagtgccgtctaagggcctgaagatcacgggcatccagtatggttttccagccttgacccttacgcacagagattgttccagattctctgaatctttggatgatattatgcactgtagatgatgataacttcaaactctttgcaatttttctctgagaaactcctttctgatattgctccactatttttcgggggaaattggtgatcctctgcccatcttgacttctgagagacactgccactctgagaggctctttttatacccaatcatgttgccaattgacctaataagttgcaaatcggtcctccagctgttccttatatgcacatttaacttttccggcctcttattgctacctgtcccaacttttttggaatgtgtagctctcatgaaatccaaaatgagccaatatttggcatgacatttcaaaatgtctcactttcaacatttgatatgttatctatattctattgtgaataaaatataagtttatgagatttgtaaattattgcattcattttttattcaattcaattcctattttcatataatttttacagtgtcccaacttttttggaatcaggtttgtaaaaCAATACACAATACACAAATTTTTTTGTACAGAGGAACAGATGTTCTTGCTTTCATTAAAGCTCAAGATACCTTCTCAAATCACActggagaacatgatcatcaggCTTGACATGAACTTGTGAAGAGGGACAATCCAAATacattcatgttcatttttttgaaaattccacacatcatgttatgcttaaaatgttgttttaaaattaCAACTAGAAGCATTTACACAAGTTATCTCTTTTAGACCCCATTGTATTTCCTAATGACGCTGGATATTTACTGAGGAAAATATGAACAGAACTTGATTATATCCATCAGAATGGTGATTCAGCAGTCATATCACACTGTAGCCCAAAACTgatgaagctaagcagggttgagcTTGGCCAGTagctggatgggagacctcctgctagaagaggtgttagtgaggccagcagggggcgcTCATCTTCTGTACACTATACTGTAAAAAGGCACCGTCTTTGGACTCCAATGGCACTTCTCATAAAGAGAAGAGGTGTAACCCTGGTATCCTGgcattgctgctgctattggttATTGGTTATAGtatgggacttgctactgccaatacatacacgacatgctgctgtacaatatagcacaCATGAATTACCCTTAGCAGATCTATATCAGCtgcaaatgctgaccaagtatttgaaggatgaacagcaagctcattggctacagcaggaaccaatcagctgtgccttatagagaatgatgtgattgcaaacagattgagttaaggagcctgtgccatctagagtttcatgacagaactttgtattgatttgtcattttgttattatcattaattttgtcattttatgtttttatatgacTTATTGTACTTATTTCCCTGCTCTTGCAATGCCTGCTATTGCTTAATATTATGGTTGTGTGGTTTCAAGGGATGTTTGTCTTCATGACATGATAAGAGGATATCTGCATTTCAAGGTTTCTAGCGTCAGAGGACAATGTTGTGAAGCAGTAATTTTCCATTGcttttccttttttgtttttgttttgtactGGTCAGATGAATTTTGCACATTGAAACATACACAACTAAGATTATTCAATAaactctatttttttttatcatcattaCTTCATTCTGCTTCTGCTTTTCCCTGGCTTCCTCAGTCAAACTCTCAGGCTAATAAAAGACTGTTAATAGAGTTTTGCTGGTTTTAGACACCAGAAAAAATGGATATCTTTTGACAGGATCAGGCGTCTGGGGTCGGATCTGAGATTTCTGACATTCCAATCTCACAAAATGGTAAATAGCTAACACAGTGCGTAAATGTCTATTATTAACCAATTACTTTTGCAGCTTATGTGAGATTagctaaaaataaattttagaGGCAGAGCATGTTTAAAGCACAGCAAATTtagatttcatgttgacttttaaAGAGCATGAATGATAAAATTGTACAAATAAAGTCACACTACACTTTGTTGGACAGTAGAGGATCTAAACGTCACGTCTTGATTTCTTGGCTCAATACAAAGAATACAAACTTGATGGTTTGCAGTGTTGCAGGAAAGTAATATATTTTAGCATAACCTTTAGTGATTGCTATTTGGGGGTCTGCAAGACTGTAAAATTAAATCCTAGTGTGTCATCTTAAAGGgacaattcacccaaaaatgaagattctgtcatttaatcaccctcatgtctttcaaaatctataagactttcgttcatcttcgggaaacaaatgatgatatttttaatgaaaactgaGTGATTACTGTTCCTCCATttcctaaattaaatctgttcatattATGAAGCAAttatgtctcttcagaagacttggattaaatcACTAGTttcatatggatttattttcaagagttttttttcaaatattacttTTCATGCAGTGTAAtaaagctgtttgtgaatgtaaaaggtctgcaaagtgttaaagatcaaagtgcacgacaaataaagttattgtcttctaaaagaaagaatcgattctgaactgccgacATATAATCCaatttgtaacaaatttgcataacgCCGCCtatatggtcttcattggctgcttGTGAACAACATCTGCTTTGACCCtccaaacactgtagttgtagctgaggcctggaagagtttggtttgtgtagtcgacatgttgaaaataatctgttttcTGCACCACAAATCCACTTTGTATGCCCTTCAAAACAACGCAAATTTGATTGTAGAATTGGTGCAGAAAAACCAACACCATCATCATATTACTGTGTATCAAGTGCTAAGGAAGCATTCGGATCTGAAATTCAGATCGTTCAGTCATTTTGTTTCCAACATGCACTTTAAGTGGGCAACCAATCACAAAAGACTGGGCTGTCTGACCAATTAGAGCAGAGGAATCTCTctgaaaggaggggtttagagagaccaaATCCTTTATCGAACTGTTTCAGACACtctgagaaaagaggtgatgtgAAATGTACTttctgagaaaattaaagtgttttcagACCTTATGCATgcaaacctattgtaggagacctccaaaacaaaaataggaatgtttaaaatagcataataggtaCAATTTAAGAACTCTAGTGATCATTGTGTCAAACAGCATCATATTACCCATTCGATTATAACAGTCCTCAGCAAGGCAGCTGTGTTGATTTCTTTGTCTAGGCCCAGGAATCATGCCCCTCCTCCTTGGTGGTAGAATCTTTGATGGGAAAATAGCTGAGCGACAGCCGTAACAAGGGGAACGTCCATCCATCCGACCAAAACCCCTAACAGAAACATAAAATGTTAACTCCTCGTCAtgtacagaagaaaaaaaaaaagctatacaTACCACACATAATGTCAAAGTCTTACTTGAAGGTCCGAGAGCAGTTTGGACAGTTAAACTCTGCTATACCCCACATTTTGTCGGCTGGCACAGGGTCATACTTCTTTTTGCATCGATGACAGCGCGACACCTATAACAAGCCAAGTGCACACCGATGAATGCTAAATATTATAGATTTCTTTACAGTTTAGTTTAGACCATGACATGTTTGAGCTGTGACTGTGAACTGAATGTGATTTGAGCTTTTAAGGTGTGGTCAGACGTCATACCCTTTTCCTCTGAGGCACCCGTCGCCACCAGTCCCTGTCACATGACTCGCAGGCAAACTGATGTATGACAGAAGGGATCTGGTTTGCCTGCGCCTGGTCAAACATTCGTTTGTTGTCCACTGTTAATGGCAGAACCCGTAGACGCGCCCCAAGCTCCTGCAAGCATGTCTgtgcatgttagttcacagctAGAGTTCTTCAGTGTTAAATTTGGTTTAATTCATACAGTTTAtaatttaaagtgttagttcacccaaaaatgaaaattctgtcattaattactcaccctcatattgttccacacccgtaaaaccttcgttcatcttcagaacacaaattaagatatttttgatgaaatcaaatgtgaggcctccattgccagcaagataattaacactttcagatgaccagaaagctactaaagacatatttaaaacagttcatgtgactacagtggttcaaccttaatgttatgaagccaaaaaaactaaataacgactttattcaacaatatctagtgatttcaaaacactgcttcatgaagctttacgaatcttttgtttcgaatcagtgattcgcagcgccaaagtcacgtgatttcagtaaacgaggctttgttacgtaaTAAGTGTTTCagaatttcagtggttcaccactgggagGTGCAATTTTGGGAAGTTGATACGCacttcgaaccactgattcgaaacaaaagatttgtaaagcttggaagcttcatgaagcagtgttttgaaatcgcccatcactagatattgttgaatgaagttaaatatgtctttagtagcttttgGGCATGTGAAAGTGttcattatcttgctggcaatggaggcctcactgagccatcggatttcatcaaaaatatcttaatt includes the following:
- the shfl gene encoding shiftless antiviral inhibitor of ribosomal frameshifting protein homolog, whose amino-acid sequence is MSRMREEVELEKSVRRLREKFHGLVEIDKAVLLMRRYGNNHRMVAMCVALMADSDRELDEEDKTALNNDPVAKNVIMKLKADEKQQEEKPAKSSGSTGARPSAKALGKEKEKANDDKDIAELGARLRVLPLTVDNKRMFDQAQANQIPSVIHQFACESCDRDWWRRVPQRKRVSRCHRCKKKYDPVPADKMWGIAEFNCPNCSRTFKGFGRMDGRSPCYGCRSAIFPSKILPPRRRGMIPGPRQRNQHSCLAEDCYNRMEPHVPGTECVHPHSRQKNRKPRVVYPSSTHISSGSTVNTCLSQGSLIESINQLILDDIEEESEEDSDSSSSSS
- the soul5 gene encoding heme-binding protein 2, producing the protein MICLTGMIVLLFALTVDGRIGDSTSENSFCTETKECLLFDLVCAGDDYEVRHYDAAKWVTAEAESYFMEIAISRAFRKLFKYITGENVAGAKIDMTAPVIIKVNESASMWQSSNYVLSFLLPSSYQANPPKPTDSSVYFTDTPDMKVYVKSYGGWMISVVSKSQAQSLKTSLDKVQAKYESEYRYDVGYNSPMKIMNRHNEVWYIAKGEPVCPKSE